One part of the Halostagnicola larsenii XH-48 genome encodes these proteins:
- a CDS encoding acyltransferase, whose protein sequence is MAERIDSIDTVRILAMVFVVIIHTDPFEGLGATANGFNFVLESTARFAVPFFFVAAGYFFATKTATSNPTGYLVDRLTSVSSIYVFGLLLTTPVFLLNMGIEAARANQNVLAAVFDKGMEYVAPVELLYYGTAVSEILWFLPALAYSYVFIYLFIKLEKTTYLLPVAFGFHIVGLLGVEYAIFGEIPIQTRDPLFFGFFYTALGYVIATSEWRPSADRRLVYLSATVFFGVFHVVERYAFGYVLQDQTVAEGIYAPSYTIGTILVTVSLFCFLLATPRLGRGTVLPALGRRYAVGIYVVHPAVLFVLVQFRDELSLGETVLWHLVFTPATFLGAFLVCLVISEIGDTSPRRVPLSIVRQLRNRVPVT, encoded by the coding sequence ATGGCAGAGCGAATCGATAGCATCGATACGGTTCGGATCCTCGCGATGGTGTTCGTCGTCATCATCCACACGGACCCGTTCGAGGGACTGGGCGCGACTGCCAACGGATTCAACTTCGTTCTCGAGTCGACAGCACGCTTTGCAGTGCCGTTCTTTTTCGTCGCTGCCGGGTACTTCTTCGCCACGAAAACTGCCACGAGTAACCCGACCGGGTATCTCGTCGACCGATTGACTTCGGTCAGTTCGATCTACGTGTTCGGACTCCTCCTTACGACTCCGGTATTCCTGTTAAATATGGGTATCGAAGCTGCGAGAGCAAATCAGAACGTCCTCGCCGCCGTATTCGACAAAGGCATGGAGTACGTCGCGCCCGTCGAACTCCTGTATTACGGAACCGCCGTCTCCGAAATTCTGTGGTTTCTGCCGGCGCTCGCGTACTCGTACGTCTTCATTTATCTCTTCATCAAACTCGAGAAGACGACCTACCTGCTACCGGTCGCATTCGGGTTCCACATCGTCGGACTACTGGGCGTAGAATATGCCATATTCGGCGAAATACCGATCCAGACGAGAGATCCGCTGTTCTTCGGGTTCTTTTACACCGCGCTGGGGTACGTCATCGCCACGAGTGAGTGGCGTCCATCGGCCGATCGACGATTGGTTTACCTCAGTGCAACAGTCTTTTTCGGTGTTTTCCACGTCGTAGAGCGATATGCGTTCGGATACGTGCTTCAGGATCAGACGGTTGCCGAGGGGATCTACGCCCCGAGTTACACGATCGGAACGATTTTAGTAACGGTTTCGCTATTTTGCTTTCTCCTGGCGACCCCTCGCCTCGGGCGGGGAACCGTATTACCGGCCCTAGGGAGACGGTACGCTGTCGGGATTTACGTCGTCCATCCCGCAGTCCTGTTCGTCCTCGTGCAGTTTCGCGACGAACTCTCGCTCGGTGAGACGGTTCTGTGGCACCTCGTCTTTACCCCCGCGACGTTCCTCGGCGCGTTTCTCGTCTGTCTCGTGATTTCCGAGATCGGCGACACGTCACCCCGTCGGGTTCCGCTCTCGATCGTTCGTCAGTTACGAAACAGGGTTCCCGTGACCTAA
- a CDS encoding YqaA family protein: MVIIFVYSFLIAFALPGPSEVVLVAPIDLGLPSWARLSSIMLVSATGKAAGSVLAFHIGQEVASSGPITRWLRNSRWNILEWSEKRSVQLAQQYGYAGLAMALSVPFFPDTISIYAFAVLERNYTRFAIATFLGSLGRLLVTAGFFGGLSIVL, translated from the coding sequence ATGGTTATTATCTTCGTCTACTCGTTTTTGATCGCGTTCGCGCTCCCGGGACCGAGCGAAGTCGTTCTGGTCGCACCGATCGATCTCGGCCTCCCGTCGTGGGCGCGTCTTTCGAGTATTATGCTCGTAAGCGCGACGGGAAAGGCTGCTGGCAGCGTCCTCGCGTTCCATATCGGTCAGGAAGTCGCGAGTTCGGGGCCGATCACCAGATGGCTGCGAAACTCCCGGTGGAACATACTCGAGTGGTCGGAGAAACGATCCGTTCAGCTCGCACAGCAGTACGGATACGCCGGTCTCGCCATGGCGCTTTCGGTCCCCTTTTTCCCGGATACGATTTCGATCTACGCGTTTGCCGTCCTCGAGCGTAACTACACGAGGTTCGCGATTGCGACGTTTCTTGGAAGCCTGGGACGGCTGCTCGTCACGGCTGGCTTCTTCGGCGGGCTTTCGATAGTGCTCTGA
- a CDS encoding glycoside hydrolase family 97 catalytic domain-containing protein, with translation MSENHKHDFPVNVNRRGFVGGITSLLAASAFSVSVPEAVAAQVTDGDDAARQTVTSPDGTVEVTVDVVDGAPTYSVAYNGTTVINDAGLGFEFQNQSSFGDGVTVTGSERSAVDETWTPVWDQYDEIREHYKELRLGLAEKTDGRALTIEVRVFNDGVGFRYVFPEEGNFGNFVVTSEQTEFAFADDYTSWWIPNDFNSYEYIYNETYLSEIGSQSDFGGAHTPITMRADDDIYLSIHEADLVDYGAMAVEPSQEGETTFESTLAPLPDGTKVSASAPHRTPWRTIQLGERPGDLIESNLIVNLNEDYDSDEFPQGVDWIEPQKFIGVWWLMITGRADWEFTGMRSGNHGAQTGRVKQYMDFASEHDIPSVLVEGWNQGWSSYPDGGGDAFDYTESYPDFDLQTVTDYGPSLDPPTQMTMHNETAGGFRNYESQIDDAFDLYDDLGISSIKNGYVNDDGNLAGEGHNHHNQVLVNHHHLVARTAAANRQMLDIHEPVHPTGRRRAYPNLMTSEGVYGQEYDSFGHVPPSHHVTFPFTRMLGGPVEYTPGIFDMDSGSGGIETTRAKQLAMYPTYFSGLQMAADLPSSYLAEQPATLGVGDVAQAEWAEIEGVSTAASWANAQGEQYVEVDPNSVAAGSTITWTLEDVDAGEYDLHLRYASDEEDNAVPADEPRTATVMVDGAPAAAVTFPPTDYWDVWNDVSTTITLNGDTETVGVALTADDTGGFNLDSVALTEADEPMPEPETAPIRGPTVDEFQFIEDVPAAGWDDTRVLESAIGEYMVTARKKDDEWYVGAMTDENGRAIDVSLEFLDEAPGKRKGHEKGNGHHKPNSNGRGRGHTKGKYVAEIYSDGIEASYDANLEPVRIDRAIVDADTTLLASMVESGGTAVRLYPASWEEVSELPAYERPTQDVSVDIADEVFIREPFVEATGSNQSDYIGGRTVELVVDGETVRTVNARFPPNSSDETYEFSYSIDQSGTYDVAVQTTDGETVAAKTVTVTPPETIATIDDPESDDYGPGTYTYPTADAYQSGAFDLRSVSVAQTPSLVQFEFEVENLYDVWGGRFSPHLFALWVRDPSAGGGTTESLDDLGANVSFEQPWHYRLHVGGWSMAAVDAGGSTLTDDNGSTIDPQSTVDFDADTVTLTIDRAAFGGTDPADLEVVAGVGSAEYSAFRPVQETASGHRFGGAKAGAVDTAPLLIDVTTPTNVSQKTVLGYSAEEQATLPFVSIDQG, from the coding sequence ATGTCTGAGAACCACAAACATGATTTTCCGGTAAACGTGAATCGGCGAGGGTTTGTCGGAGGAATCACATCGCTGTTAGCAGCGTCAGCGTTCTCGGTATCTGTGCCAGAGGCGGTCGCTGCACAGGTAACGGACGGGGATGATGCGGCCAGACAGACAGTTACCTCACCTGATGGCACTGTCGAGGTGACGGTCGACGTCGTGGATGGGGCGCCAACCTACAGCGTCGCCTACAACGGGACTACCGTCATTAACGATGCTGGGCTGGGCTTTGAATTCCAGAACCAGTCCAGCTTCGGCGACGGTGTCACTGTCACCGGCAGCGAGCGATCGGCGGTTGACGAGACGTGGACGCCAGTCTGGGACCAGTACGACGAGATCCGAGAGCACTACAAGGAATTGCGCCTCGGCTTGGCCGAGAAGACGGACGGCCGTGCACTAACGATAGAGGTTCGGGTGTTCAACGACGGTGTCGGGTTCCGCTACGTTTTTCCAGAGGAGGGGAACTTCGGCAATTTCGTCGTCACATCTGAACAAACCGAGTTTGCCTTCGCAGATGATTATACATCCTGGTGGATCCCAAACGATTTCAATAGCTACGAATACATATATAATGAGACGTATTTGAGCGAGATCGGCAGTCAGAGCGATTTCGGCGGTGCGCACACGCCGATCACGATGCGAGCCGACGATGACATATACCTAAGCATTCACGAGGCGGACCTCGTCGACTACGGGGCGATGGCCGTCGAGCCCTCCCAAGAAGGAGAGACGACCTTCGAATCTACGCTGGCACCCCTGCCCGACGGGACGAAGGTGTCGGCGTCGGCACCACACCGAACACCCTGGCGAACGATCCAACTGGGCGAGCGTCCGGGTGACCTCATCGAGTCGAATCTCATTGTCAACCTCAACGAGGACTACGACTCCGACGAGTTCCCGCAGGGCGTCGACTGGATCGAGCCCCAGAAGTTCATCGGCGTCTGGTGGTTGATGATCACCGGCCGCGCCGACTGGGAGTTTACAGGGATGCGTTCAGGCAATCACGGCGCTCAAACCGGACGTGTCAAGCAGTATATGGACTTCGCCAGCGAGCACGATATCCCGAGCGTGCTCGTTGAAGGGTGGAACCAGGGCTGGTCGAGTTACCCCGACGGCGGCGGTGACGCGTTCGACTACACCGAGTCCTATCCGGACTTCGACCTCCAGACAGTCACCGACTACGGGCCGAGCCTCGATCCGCCGACCCAGATGACGATGCACAACGAGACGGCAGGGGGATTCAGGAACTACGAGTCCCAGATCGATGACGCATTCGACCTGTACGACGACCTGGGAATCTCCTCGATTAAGAACGGCTACGTCAACGACGATGGGAACCTAGCCGGAGAGGGCCACAACCACCACAATCAGGTGCTGGTCAACCACCACCACCTCGTCGCACGGACGGCGGCGGCGAACCGACAGATGCTCGACATACACGAGCCGGTTCATCCGACCGGCCGTCGTCGGGCCTACCCGAACCTGATGACCAGCGAGGGCGTGTACGGCCAGGAGTACGACTCCTTCGGCCACGTCCCGCCCTCACACCATGTAACCTTCCCGTTCACCCGCATGCTCGGCGGCCCCGTCGAGTACACGCCGGGGATCTTCGACATGGACTCGGGTTCGGGCGGCATCGAGACGACGCGGGCCAAGCAGCTCGCGATGTACCCGACGTACTTCAGCGGGCTGCAGATGGCCGCCGACTTGCCGAGTTCCTACCTCGCCGAACAGCCGGCGACGCTCGGCGTCGGCGATGTCGCACAGGCTGAGTGGGCCGAGATCGAGGGGGTCTCGACGGCCGCTAGCTGGGCCAACGCGCAGGGCGAGCAGTACGTCGAGGTCGACCCCAACAGCGTCGCCGCCGGTTCGACGATCACGTGGACCCTCGAGGACGTCGACGCCGGCGAGTACGACCTCCACCTGCGGTACGCTAGCGACGAAGAAGACAACGCAGTTCCCGCCGACGAACCCCGGACAGCGACCGTCATGGTCGATGGAGCGCCCGCAGCGGCGGTCACGTTCCCACCCACCGACTACTGGGATGTCTGGAACGACGTCTCGACGACCATCACCCTAAACGGGGACACCGAAACCGTCGGCGTGGCACTGACAGCGGATGACACCGGCGGGTTCAACCTCGATTCCGTCGCGCTTACGGAAGCCGACGAACCGATGCCCGAGCCGGAAACCGCACCGATTCGGGGACCGACCGTCGACGAGTTCCAGTTTATCGAGGACGTCCCGGCCGCGGGCTGGGACGATACGCGCGTCCTCGAGTCGGCCATCGGCGAGTACATGGTTACGGCGCGGAAGAAAGACGACGAGTGGTACGTCGGCGCGATGACCGACGAGAACGGTCGCGCTATCGACGTGTCGCTCGAGTTCCTCGACGAAGCCCCTGGCAAGCGGAAAGGCCACGAAAAGGGGAACGGCCATCATAAGCCGAACAGTAACGGCCGCGGAAGGGGACACACCAAAGGGAAGTACGTCGCCGAAATCTACTCAGATGGGATCGAGGCGAGCTATGACGCCAACCTCGAGCCGGTTCGCATCGACAGAGCGATAGTTGACGCCGACACGACGCTTCTGGCATCGATGGTAGAGTCGGGTGGGACCGCCGTCCGACTGTACCCGGCCTCGTGGGAGGAAGTCTCCGAGTTGCCGGCCTACGAGCGACCTACACAGGACGTCAGCGTCGACATCGCGGACGAAGTGTTCATCCGAGAACCGTTCGTCGAAGCGACGGGATCGAACCAGAGCGACTATATCGGCGGGCGAACCGTCGAACTGGTCGTCGACGGAGAGACGGTCCGCACAGTGAACGCCCGCTTCCCGCCGAACTCTAGCGATGAGACATACGAGTTCTCTTACAGCATCGACCAGTCTGGAACCTACGATGTCGCGGTGCAGACGACCGACGGCGAGACGGTCGCCGCGAAGACGGTAACGGTCACGCCGCCGGAGACCATCGCTACTATCGACGACCCCGAGAGCGACGACTACGGTCCCGGGACGTACACGTATCCAACCGCCGACGCGTACCAGTCGGGTGCGTTTGACCTCCGGTCTGTCTCCGTCGCACAGACCCCGAGTCTCGTCCAGTTCGAGTTCGAGGTGGAGAACCTCTACGACGTATGGGGCGGTCGCTTCTCGCCGCACTTGTTCGCCCTGTGGGTTCGCGACCCCAGCGCGGGCGGTGGCACGACCGAAAGTCTCGACGATCTGGGCGCGAACGTCTCCTTCGAGCAGCCCTGGCACTACCGCCTCCACGTTGGCGGGTGGTCCATGGCTGCCGTCGACGCCGGCGGTTCGACGCTGACCGACGATAATGGAAGCACCATCGACCCCCAGTCTACCGTCGACTTTGACGCCGACACGGTCACGCTGACGATCGACCGCGCCGCCTTCGGCGGGACCGACCCCGCCGACCTAGAGGTTGTCGCAGGTGTCGGTTCGGCAGAGTACAGTGCCTTCCGCCCGGTACAGGAGACGGCCAGTGGCCACCGCTTCGGCGGTGCGAAAGCCGGTGCAGTCGATACTGCACCGCTGCTCATCGACGTGACTACGCCCACGAACGTCTCCCAGAAGACGGTGCTCGGCTACTCCGCCGAGGAACAGGCAACGCTGCCGTTCGTGTCCATCGACCAAGGATAG
- a CDS encoding GIDE domain-containing protein: protein MIQDLILKLVGAFIGLSIAGYGCYMIYKGREKWAKSDRLDDIDTTPISGLQSGTVGVKGTAYLTEDTDVIESPIEKKNALAVHVTVEEWKSGEDGKGWITIHEEELGVPISVGDETGEVRVELPDDGGLDIEQTQTKVDSDDEPPVRIQQYIENEPNIDEGTRHHHGPVSIGDRRRYSEGVIEPGEDVYVVGTAREVQSDWGEQTGVIDEPTESGQFILSDRSKAELVQEAKQGGHNQLALGGVIVLISTLFTIIFWINA from the coding sequence ATGATTCAAGACCTGATCCTCAAGCTCGTAGGAGCATTTATTGGCTTGTCTATTGCTGGCTACGGCTGTTATATGATATACAAAGGCCGTGAGAAATGGGCTAAGAGCGACCGTCTTGATGACATTGATACAACACCGATTAGTGGACTTCAATCTGGGACGGTCGGAGTTAAGGGGACTGCCTATTTGACCGAGGATACGGATGTAATAGAATCACCTATCGAGAAGAAAAACGCACTGGCAGTTCACGTTACGGTTGAGGAATGGAAAAGTGGTGAGGATGGTAAAGGCTGGATCACTATTCACGAAGAAGAACTAGGGGTGCCGATATCCGTTGGGGATGAAACTGGAGAGGTTCGAGTCGAACTCCCTGATGATGGTGGGTTGGATATAGAGCAGACACAAACAAAGGTCGATAGCGATGACGAGCCGCCGGTGCGGATTCAACAATACATTGAGAACGAACCGAATATCGACGAAGGCACGCGGCACCATCACGGGCCGGTGAGCATCGGAGATCGTCGACGCTACTCGGAGGGAGTGATCGAACCGGGCGAGGACGTTTATGTGGTAGGAACGGCCCGTGAGGTACAGAGCGATTGGGGCGAACAGACCGGCGTAATCGACGAACCAACAGAGTCGGGTCAGTTTATCCTCTCAGATAGATCGAAGGCGGAACTGGTGCAAGAAGCAAAGCAGGGTGGCCACAATCAACTCGCCTTAGGGGGAGTCATCGTACTCATTAGCACGCTGTTCACGATCATATTCTGGATAAACGCGTAA